From the Kitasatospora atroaurantiaca genome, the window ACCTTCACGGTGACCGCCGACGTGACGGCGTACACCAGGGCGAAGTTCCTCTCCGAGGTCGGCAAGCAGACCGAAACGTTCCTGCGCTTCTCCACCGTGGCGGGCAACCTCGGCTCGGCCGACGCGGTGCGCGACCCCCGCGGTTTCGCGCTGAAGTTCTACACCGAGGACGGCAACTACGACCTCGTCGGGAACAACACCCCGGTGTTCTTCATCAAGGACGCCATCAAGTTCCCCGACTTCATCCACACCCAGAAGCGCGACCCGTACACCGGCTCCCAGGAGGCGGACAACGTCTGGGACTTCTGGGGCCTGTCGCCCGAGTCGACGCACCAGGTGACCTGGCTCTTCGGTGACCGCGGCATCCCGGCGACCTACCGCCACCTCAACGGCTACGGCTCGCACACCTACCAGTGGCAGAACGAGGCCGGCGAGTACTTCTGGGTCAAGTACCACTTCAAGACCGACCAGGGCATCAAGAACCTGACGTCGGAGGAGGCGGCCGCCCTCGCGGGCGAGGACCCGGACAGCCACCAGCGCGACCTGCGCGAGTCCATCGAGAGCGGCGAGTTCCCGAGCTGGACCGTCCAGGTGCAGATCATGCCCGCCGCCGACGCCGCGAACTACCGCTTCAACCCGTTCGACCTGACCAAGGTCTGGCCGCACGCGGACTACCCGCCGATCGAGATCGGCAAGCTGGAGCTCAACCGCAACCCCGACAACATCTTCGCCGAGGTCGAGCAGTCGATCTTCTCCCCGGCGCACTTCGTGCCCGGCATCGGCCCGTCCCCGGACAAGATGCTGCAGGGCCGCCTGTTCGCGTACGCGGACGCCCACCGCTACCGCGTCGGCATCAACGCCGACCACCTGCCGGTGAACCGCCCGCACGCCACCGAGGCGCGCACCAACAGCCGCGACGGCTACCTCTACGACGGCCGCCACGGCCGTCAGAAGAACTACGAGCCGAACACCTTCGGCGGCCCGGTCGAGACCGGCCGTCCGCTCTGGTCGGCCGTCCCGGTCAACGGCCTGACCGGCAACCACGAGGCGCCCTCGCACGCCGAGGACAGCGACTTCGTGCAGGCCGGCAACCTCTACCGGCTCTTCTCCGAGGACGAGAAGCAGCGCCTGATCGCCAACCTGGCCGGCTTCATCGCCAAGGTCTCCGCCGACCGCGACGACATCGTCGAGCGGGCGGTCGAGAACTTCCGCCAGGCCGACGCCGACTACGGTCAGCGCCTGGAGGCCGCCGTCCGCGAGCTGCGCAAGCAGCAGTAGCAGCGGTCGCCCACAAGCCGGGGGCCCCGGGAGCAGCTTCGCGCTGGTCCCGGGGCCCGCACTCATGAGTCAGAGCCGCAGCAACCCGTCCCTGATCCGCTCCAGCAGCGCCACGGACGGGCTCTCGGCGAGATGGATCCGGACGTACCGCTCCGCCGCGAGATCCGCGACCAGCACCCGGGCCACCCCGAGCGGCGTCGGCAGCAGCGCGGCCAGCTCGGCGACCGAGCGCGGGTACTGGCAGAGCTCGACGATCCGGTGCCGCTCGAAGCCCAGCGGTGCGGTCAGCGCCGAGGGCGGCGCCGAGACCAGGGTCTCCAGCCGCAGCTCCTCACTGACCGGCCGGGTCCGCCCGGCCGTGACGATGAACGGGCGGACCACCTCGCCGGTCTCGTACTCCTCGCCGCCCATCAGACGACCTCGCTCTGCAGCAGCTGCTGATGGGAGGTCAGCAGGGTGCCCGGCAGCAGGACCGTCGCCGTGACGCCGTGCACCGGTGAGGGCGCCAGCCGGACCCTCGCGCCCAGCCGGGCGGCCAGGCGGCCGACCACGTAGTGGCCGAGCAGCTTGGTACGGCCCACCAGGAAGCTCTCGTGCCCGGCCAGCCGGGCGTTCGCCCGCTCCAGCTCCGGCTCGGTCATACCGACCCCGTGGTCCAGTACGGCGACCAGGTACCCGGCGCCGGTGACCCTGGCGAAGATCTCCACATCGGTGTCCGGGGCGGAGGCGGCCAGCGCGTTGTCGATCAGCTCGGCCAGCAGGTGCGCCACCTCGGCGACCGCGCCGCCGTCCAGCAGTGCCTCGTCCACCTGCCGGAGCACCACCCGCCGGTAGTCCTCCACCTCGCCCAGCGCGGCCCGGACGACATCCCCCATGCCCACCGGCTGTGCCCAGCGGCGCGGACTGCGCTCCCCGGCCAGTACCAGGACGCTCTCCGCGTTGCGCCGCATCCGGGTGGCCAGGTGGTCCAGCTCGAACAGGTTGGCCAGCACCCCGGGGTCGTGCTCGCCGCGCTCCAGGGCGGAGAGGAAGCCCAGCTGGCGGGTGATCAGCGCCTGGTTGCGGCGGCCGAGACTGGCCAGCGACTCGGTGCTGTTGCGCTGCAGCACGGACTGTTCCACGGCCAGGCGCAGCGCCGTCGCCGCCACCCGGTCCAGTGCGGCGGCGACCTCGGCGAGCTCGTCCGCCCGCCCCGACCGGGTCGAGGCGGGAAGCGTGCCGAGCTCGGCGAGGTCCTGGTCGGGTCCGGCGTCGCGGATCCGCGCCACCGCCGCCGGCAGCACCCGGTCCGCGAGCCCGCCCGCCTCGGCGACCAGTGCCGCCATCGGGCGGGTGATCGACCGGGTGGCGGCCACCCCGAGCCCTGCCGCGCCGGCCACGGCGACCAGGGCCAGCGCCACGTCCCGGCCCAGCGACCAGAGCGCCGCCGAGCGCAGCTCGTCCGCGCGTGCCCGGCTCTCCTGCGCGGCCTCCTCCTGGACCTTGTGCAGGTCGTCGACCAGTCCGCTTGCGGCCCGCCACCAGTCGGAGGGCTTCACCGGCAGGTGCTCGGCGGCGAAACCGGCCAGGGCCTGCTGCTCCATTCCGGCGACGGTGACCGCCGCCGGGGTCCGCAGCGCGGCGTCGAGCGAGGTGATCCTGGCGGAGCTCGCGGTGCGCGGGACCTGAGCCAGTGCCGCGTTCTTCACCGCCGTGATCCGCACGAAGGACGGGTAGTCGGCACCTCGGAACGAGCCCGCGGCCAGCACCCCGTTGAGCGTGCCGCGCTCCAGCGCGGCCGCCTCGGTGGCGTCGCAGAGCGCCCGAAGGGTGGTCAGCGAGGCCTGCAGCCGGTCGTCGCCGGAGGAGCCCTGATCGGCGAAGGCGGCCGAGGTCAGGCCGGTGATCGCATCCGTGAAGAAGGTGAGCGCCTCGGCCCGGCCGGCAGTGCCGGTGTCCGCGCGCCCGCGCAGCGCGGCGAGCGTGCTGAGCCCGGACAGCGCGGACCGCACGGAGGCGGCGCCGGGCGGGTCGGTGGCCAGCTGCCGGTCCAGCGCCTGGCGGGCCTGGTCGGCGGCGCTGCGCTGACCGCCGAGCTGATGACGGAAGCTCTCGTCCCCGCCGAGCAGACCGGCCGTCAGCCCGCGCTCGCGCTGCAGCTGGTGGACCAGCTCCTCGGTGGTGGCCACCAGGGCCACCCGGTCGCTGGTGCGGCCCGCCTCGGTGTACCGGGCGGCCTGCCCGGCCGTACCGAGCGCGGCCAGTACCACCAGTGCACCCGTGGGAAGGGCGAGCAGCAGGGCCAGCCGGTGGCGGATGCTGCGGAGCGTACGCACGTCGGGATTCCCCAGTCGAGCGGCCCGGCGTGGTGGGCGCGCGGGGGAGCGGGGCGCGGTTGCGGTACCGGCCTTGGCCCGTCGAGCGTAGGGGGTGGGGATTGCGCGGGGGTTGCGCCGAACTCAGAGTCACCGGAAGGCCGTTGGGGAGAACTCGGCAACCCGGCGGACCACGTCCGGAAACACGGCTGTCAGACGCTCAGCCGCCGCAGCGCCTCGTCGTGCAGCAGCCCGTTGGAGGCCACCGCGTCGGCGCCGCCGGGGCCGTCCACCCCGTCGAGGCCGGTGAAGCGGCCGCCCGCCTCCTGCACCACGATGCAGGGCGCGGCCATGTCCCACAGGCTCAGCTCCGGCTCGGCGGCGATGTCGACCGCGCCCTCGGCGAGCATCATGTACGACCAGAAGTCCCCGTACGCCCGGGTGCGCCAGCAGGACCGGCTGAGGTCCAGGAAGGCGTCCAGGCGGCCGCGCTCCTCCCAGCCGCTGAGCGAGGAGTAGGAGAACGAGGAGTCCTCGATCCGGGAGACCTTGGAGACCGAGATCCGGCTCGCCTTGGCCAGGCTGCGGCCGGCGTACGCGCCCAGGCCCTTGGCCGCCCACCACCGGCGGTGCAGCGCGGGGGCCGAGACGATGCCGACCACGGGCTGCTCCTCGCCGTCCGGACCGACCTCCAGGAGTGCGATCAGGGTGGCCCAGACCGGCACGCCGCGGACGTAGTTCTTGGTGCCGTCGATCGGGTCGATCACCCAGCGGCGCGGGCCGGTGCCCTGCAGGCCGAACTCCTCGCCCATCACGGCGTCACGCGGGCGCGCCCGCTGCAGCACGCTGCGCACCAGTTCCTCGGCGGCCTTGTCGGCGTCGCTGACCGGCGTGAGATCGGGCTTGGTCTCGACCTTGAGGTCCAGCGCCTTGAAGCGCTCCATGGTGACCGAGTCGGCCGAGTCGGCGAGGACGTGGGCGAGTCGGAGATCGTCGTGGTAGTCGGCCATGCTCGAACCCTAGCGAGACCTCCGCGATCCCGACAGTTCGGCTCGCACACCGGGACGAGTCAATGCCCGGAGCCGCTGAGCTGCAGGCCGACCACGCCCGCGATCACCAGGGTGATCGAGACCAGCTTGAGCGCCGAGGTGGACTCGTTCATCCAGATCATGCCGTAGATCGCGGTGCCGGCCGCGCCGATGCCGGTCCAGACCGCGTAGGCACTCCCCACCGGAAGGGACTTGAGGGAGAGGGTGAGCAGCCCGAAGCTGCCCAGGGCGAAGCAGCAGAATCCGATGGTGGGCCAGAGCTCGGTGAAGCCGTGGCTCAGCTTGAGGTTGATCGCGAAGCCGGTCTCCAGCAGACCGGCGATGATCACCATGGCCCATGCCATCGCGCTGGCTCCCTGTCCTCGGGAACGCCGGACCACGGCGGGCCGACGACTTGGATGCTCGGCTCGCCTCCGAACACTCGCTCGCTGGTCCTATGATCACCGCGACAGGGCCGTCCAACACTTCTGACGGGCCGAAAGATGAGCTAGTCGATGAGCTAGTCGCCCTCCCGGACGTCCTTCGAGGAGAGCAGCCGGCGCAGCGAGTACAGCCGGGCCTGCTCGGCGTGGCCGTCCGCGACCCAGGCGTCGAGGGCGCAGTCCGGCTCGTCGTGGCTGCACGCACGCGGGCAGTCGACGGTGCCCGGCTCCAGGTCGGGGAAGGCCAGGATCACCCGGGACGGGTCGATGTGCGAGAGCCCGAAGGAGCGGAAGCCGGGGGTGTCGATCACCCAGCCCGGGTCCAGCGCCTTCTTCGAGCCCGGCTTGGCGCCGGGCGGCGGCGGCAGCCGCAGGGCGAGCGCCGAGACGGTGGTGTGCCGGCCCCGCCCGGTCACCGCGTTGACCACGCCGGTGGTCCGCTGGCGAAGCGGTACCAGAGCGTTGACCAGCGTCGTCTTCCCGACACCCGAGTGCCCGATGAACACCGTCGAGCGCCCCCGCAGGTACGCCCGGACGGCCTCCGCACCGGCCGTCTCCAGCTCGTCCCGCCGGGTCACCACGTACTTGATGCCCAGCGGCGCGTACGACTCCAGCAGCGGCTCGGCCGGGGCCAGGTCCGACTTGGTGAGCACCAGCAGCGGCTCCATGCCCGCGTCGTACGCGGCGACCAGGCAGCGGTCGATCAGCCGGGGCCTGGGCTCCGGGTCGGCCAGCGCGGTGACGATGGCCAGCTGCTGGGCGTTGGCGACCACGATCCGCTCGTACGGGTCGTCGTCGTCCGCCGTGCGCCGCAGTACGGAGCTGCGCTCCTCGACCCGGACGATCCTGGCCAGGGTGTCCGGCTCGCCGGAGAGGTCGCCGATCACGTGCACGACGTCGCCGACGACGACGCCCTTGCGGCCCAGCTCGCGGGCCTTCATCGCGGTGACCTCGCGCTCCAGCTTCGTCCCCGCGTCCACCAGGCAGGTCAGCCGGCCCCGGTCCACGGTGAGGATCATCGCCTCGGCGGCGTCCTCGTGCTTGGGCCGGATCCGCGTCCGGGGCCGGGAGCCCTTGCGACCCGGGCGGTTGCGGATGTCGTCCTCGTCGGCGTCCTTGCCGTAGCGGCGCATGTTCGTCCCGCTCCCCGTCAGTCCTTGGCCAGTAGGTCGGCCCACATCCGGGGGAAGTCGGGCAGGGTCTTCGCGGTGGTCGCCACGTTCTCCACCTCCACACCCTCGACGGCCAGGCCGATGACCGCTGCGGCGGTGGCCAGGCGGTGGTCCTCGTAGGTGTGGAAGACGCCGCCGTGCAGCGGGCGCGGGCGGATCCGCAGACCGTCCTCGGTCTCGGAGACGTCGCCGCCCAGGTCGTTGATCTCCTTGGCCAGGGCGGCCAGGCGGTCGGTCTCGTGCAGGCGCAGGTGGGCGATGCCGTAGAGGTGCGACTCGGAGTCGGCCAGCGCGGCCACCGCGGCGATCACCGGGGTGAGCTCGCCGACGTCGTGCAGGTCGGCCTCGATGCCCTTGATCCTGCCGGTGCCGGTGAACTCCAGACCCTCGTCGGTGAAGCGGCACGAGCCGCCCATCTGCGAGTAGATCTCGCGGAGCTGGTCGCCCGGCTGGAAGGTGTGCTTCGGCCAGTCGCGGACGGTCACCCGGCCGCCGGTCACCAGCGCGGCGGCGAAGAACGGCGCGGCGTTGGAGAGGTCCGGCTCGACCACCAGGTCGCGGCCGATCAGGGCGCCGGGGGTGACCCGCCAGACGTCCTTCTCACCGCCGTCCTCCGGCGCGTCCACCTGGGCGCCGGCCTTGCGGACCATGTCCACCGTCATCCGGATGTGCGGCAGCGAGGGGACCGAACCGCCGATGTTCCGGATCTCCACACCGTTGTTGTAGCGGGCGCCGGAGAGCAGCAGGGCGCTGATGAACTGAGAGGAGGAGGACGCGTCCAGCTCCACCGAACCGCCGTCCAGCGAGCCGGCGCCGTGCACGGTGAGCGGGAAGCCGCCCCGGCCGCCGTCGTCGATCCGGGCGCCCAGCGCGCGCAGGGCGTTGATCACGCCGTGCTGGGGGCGTTCGTACGAACGGGGGTCGCCGTCGAAGTGCACCGGGCCGTCGGCCAGCACCGCGACCGGCGGGAGGAAGCGCATGACCGTTCCTGCATTGCCCACGTCCACCTGGGCGGGGCCGCGCAGCTGACCCGCGGGGATGACCCGCCAGGCCTCGCCGCCGCCGATGCCGCCGCTGGCGTTGTTGACCGTCTCCTCGATGCCCACGCCGAGTGCGCGCAGGCCGTCCGCCATCAGCTGGGAGTCGCGGCTGCGCAGCGGGTGACGCACCCAGCCGGGGCCGTCGGCCAGCGCGGCCAGCACCAGGGCACGGTTGGTCGCCGACTTGGAGCCGGGGATGGTGACGGTCGCTTCAACGGCGGCGGTCGCGACGGGGGCGGGCCACAGGGCTTCGGTCATGGCCTCAGTCTAGGGCGCCCGGGAACTGGGCCTTGGTTCCTGCCCGAATGGCGGTAGGCCGTGTGCACTCGGGGCAACCACAGCAGGGGCGCGGGGAACTGCGCGGTCAACCGTGCAGCGCCGTTGTGCCCTGGTCGCGCACGCAGTTGATCAAGCAGAGCCCCGCGCCCCTGGGGGGACCCATGTGCGTACGGTTTCCCTGGGGGTGCCCAAGTGCGGACGGTTCGCCGTCAGGCGGTGAGGAGCCAGCTGCCGCCGACCAGGAGGCAGGACAGTGCGACCACCAGGAAGAGGGTGACCCAGAGGAGTGCGCCGATGCCGGTGAGCCGGGCCAGCTGGTCGGCGTCGGAGTCGCGCGCCCCGCCCCGCCGCCGCTTCCCCTGCAGCTCGACCACCGGGCGCACCCCGGCCAGCAGCAGGAACCACACACCCAGATAGGCGAAGGCCGCCTGCAGCTCGCTGCCGCCGTACCAGGAGATCAGGAAGAACGCGGCACCGGTCAGCACCACAGAGAGCAGCCCGAAGGCGTTCCTGACCATGATCAGCAGACCGGCCAGCAGCGCGATCGAGATCCACAGCAGCGCGGTGATGTGCTCCGCGGCGAGCAGCGCGGCGCCGCCCAGCCCCAGCAGGGACGGCGCGGTGTACCCGGCGGCGGCCGTCAGGATCATGCCGAGGCCGGTCGGCTTCCCGGAGGAGACGGTCAGCCCCGAGGTGTCGGAGTGCAGCCGGATGCTCGAGAGCCGGCGGCCGGTCATCAGCGCGACCAGGCCGTGCCCGCCCTCGTGGGCGATGGTCACCACGTTGCGGCTGAGCCGCCACACCGGGTGCGGCAGGATCGCGAGCAGGGCGAGGGCCGCGCTGCCCAGCACCAGCCAGCGCGGCGGGTCGGACTGGATGCCGATCACTCGGTCCCATACGTCCGCGAAGTCCATGCCCTGCCTCCCATAGCCCGTGCCGAGTCGGCAGCCTCCCATGACAGGACGGCCCGGCGGAACCGCCCGGTTCTAGGACAGAGATGAGAACCGCCGGGCGCCCGTGGCAAGCTGGCCGCATGTGCGGACGTTTCGCCTCCACCACCAAGCCCGAGGACCTGGTCGAGATCTTCGGCGTCGAGCAGTGGGACCCGACGGAGACCCTCGCCCCCAGCTGGAACGTGGCCCCGACGGACTCGGCATTCGCCGTACTGGACCGCACCCCCAAGGGGCAGGCGGAGCCGGTCCGCCAGCTGCGGGTGCTGCGCTGGGGCCTCGTCCCGTCCTGGTCGAAGTCCGCGGACGGCGCGGTGAAGATGATCAACGCCCGGGCCGACACGGTGCACGAGAAGCCCTCGTACCGGCAGGCCTTCGCCGGGCGCCGCTGCCTGCTCCCGGTGGACGGCTACTACGAGTGGCGGACGATACCCACCGAGAAGGGCAAGCCCCGCAAGCAGCCGTTCTTCGTGAGCCGCGTCGACGGCGGGGTGCTCGCGCTGGCCGGCCTGTACGAGTTCTGGCGCGATCGCGCCGTCCCGTCCGAGGACCCCCTCGCCTGGCTGGTGACCTGCACCATCGTCACCACCGACGCCGAGCCGGACCTCGCCCCGATCCACGAGCGGATGCCGCTCTTCCTCGACCCCGGCGGGTACGACGCCTGGCTCGACCCGGGCCGCACCGACCCGGACGAGCTGCGCTCGCTGCTCGTCCCGCCCGCTCCCGGCGCGCTGCAGGCCGTCCCGGTGTCACCGGCGGTGGGCAGCATCCGCAACAACAGCGCCGACCTGGTCCGCCCGATCGCCCTCACCGAGGATGCCCTCGCCGGGGGCGGCTTCGGCGAGGCCGTCGGCGCCACCCTCTTCTGAGCCCTCTGGAGCCCGTGTGCAGACCCTCGTCCCCACCCCCGTCGGCGAGGCCCGGATCACCCGCTACCCGGCCGAGGGCACCCCGAAGGCGCTGCTCGCGCTCGGACACGGCGCCGGCGGCGGCATCGAGGCGCGCGACCTGCAGGCGCTGGCGGCCGCCCTGCCCGCGCGCGGGATCACCGTCGCGCTGGTGGAACAGCCCTGGCGGGTGGCCGGCAAGAAGCTCGGCCCGGCGCCGAAGACGCTGGACCAGGGCTGGCTCCCGGTGCTGGCCGAACTCGCCGGGAGCGGTCTGCCGCTGGTGGCCGGCGGCCGCAGCGCCGGGGCGAGGGTGGCCTGCCGTACGGCCGAGGCGGTCGGCGCGGTGGCCGTGGTGGCACTGGCCTTCCCGCTGCACCCGCCGGGCAAGCCCGAGCGCAGCCGGGCCGAGGAACTGCTGGGGTCCGGCCGCCCGACCCTCGTGGTGCAGGGCGGCAAGGACACCTTCGGCACCCCCGAGGAGTTCCCCCAACTGCCCACCGGCCACGAGCTGGTGGCGATCCCGTACGCCGGCCACGGCTTCTCCGTGCCCAAGCGGGCGCCGCTCGGCCAGGACGAGGCGCTGCGGCAGATCA encodes:
- a CDS encoding catalase, coding for MTAQDELRPTLTTEAGAPVADNQNTETAGIGGPALIQDQLLFEKLAHFNRERIPERVVHARGAAAYGTFTVTADVTAYTRAKFLSEVGKQTETFLRFSTVAGNLGSADAVRDPRGFALKFYTEDGNYDLVGNNTPVFFIKDAIKFPDFIHTQKRDPYTGSQEADNVWDFWGLSPESTHQVTWLFGDRGIPATYRHLNGYGSHTYQWQNEAGEYFWVKYHFKTDQGIKNLTSEEAAALAGEDPDSHQRDLRESIESGEFPSWTVQVQIMPAADAANYRFNPFDLTKVWPHADYPPIEIGKLELNRNPDNIFAEVEQSIFSPAHFVPGIGPSPDKMLQGRLFAYADAHRYRVGINADHLPVNRPHATEARTNSRDGYLYDGRHGRQKNYEPNTFGGPVETGRPLWSAVPVNGLTGNHEAPSHAEDSDFVQAGNLYRLFSEDEKQRLIANLAGFIAKVSADRDDIVERAVENFRQADADYGQRLEAAVRELRKQQ
- a CDS encoding DUF742 domain-containing protein, which codes for MGGEEYETGEVVRPFIVTAGRTRPVSEELRLETLVSAPPSALTAPLGFERHRIVELCQYPRSVAELAALLPTPLGVARVLVADLAAERYVRIHLAESPSVALLERIRDGLLRL
- a CDS encoding sensor histidine kinase; its protein translation is MRTLRSIRHRLALLLALPTGALVVLAALGTAGQAARYTEAGRTSDRVALVATTEELVHQLQRERGLTAGLLGGDESFRHQLGGQRSAADQARQALDRQLATDPPGAASVRSALSGLSTLAALRGRADTGTAGRAEALTFFTDAITGLTSAAFADQGSSGDDRLQASLTTLRALCDATEAAALERGTLNGVLAAGSFRGADYPSFVRITAVKNAALAQVPRTASSARITSLDAALRTPAAVTVAGMEQQALAGFAAEHLPVKPSDWWRAASGLVDDLHKVQEEAAQESRARADELRSAALWSLGRDVALALVAVAGAAGLGVAATRSITRPMAALVAEAGGLADRVLPAAVARIRDAGPDQDLAELGTLPASTRSGRADELAEVAAALDRVAATALRLAVEQSVLQRNSTESLASLGRRNQALITRQLGFLSALERGEHDPGVLANLFELDHLATRMRRNAESVLVLAGERSPRRWAQPVGMGDVVRAALGEVEDYRRVVLRQVDEALLDGGAVAEVAHLLAELIDNALAASAPDTDVEIFARVTGAGYLVAVLDHGVGMTEPELERANARLAGHESFLVGRTKLLGHYVVGRLAARLGARVRLAPSPVHGVTATVLLPGTLLTSHQQLLQSEVV
- the hisN gene encoding histidinol-phosphatase, which translates into the protein MADYHDDLRLAHVLADSADSVTMERFKALDLKVETKPDLTPVSDADKAAEELVRSVLQRARPRDAVMGEEFGLQGTGPRRWVIDPIDGTKNYVRGVPVWATLIALLEVGPDGEEQPVVGIVSAPALHRRWWAAKGLGAYAGRSLAKASRISVSKVSRIEDSSFSYSSLSGWEERGRLDAFLDLSRSCWRTRAYGDFWSYMMLAEGAVDIAAEPELSLWDMAAPCIVVQEAGGRFTGLDGVDGPGGADAVASNGLLHDEALRRLSV
- a CDS encoding DMT family transporter: MAWAMVIIAGLLETGFAINLKLSHGFTELWPTIGFCCFALGSFGLLTLSLKSLPVGSAYAVWTGIGAAGTAIYGMIWMNESTSALKLVSITLVIAGVVGLQLSGSGH
- the rsgA gene encoding ribosome small subunit-dependent GTPase A; this encodes MRRYGKDADEDDIRNRPGRKGSRPRTRIRPKHEDAAEAMILTVDRGRLTCLVDAGTKLEREVTAMKARELGRKGVVVGDVVHVIGDLSGEPDTLARIVRVEERSSVLRRTADDDDPYERIVVANAQQLAIVTALADPEPRPRLIDRCLVAAYDAGMEPLLVLTKSDLAPAEPLLESYAPLGIKYVVTRRDELETAGAEAVRAYLRGRSTVFIGHSGVGKTTLVNALVPLRQRTTGVVNAVTGRGRHTTVSALALRLPPPPGAKPGSKKALDPGWVIDTPGFRSFGLSHIDPSRVILAFPDLEPGTVDCPRACSHDEPDCALDAWVADGHAEQARLYSLRRLLSSKDVREGD
- the aroA gene encoding 3-phosphoshikimate 1-carboxyvinyltransferase, which encodes MTEALWPAPVATAAVEATVTIPGSKSATNRALVLAALADGPGWVRHPLRSRDSQLMADGLRALGVGIEETVNNASGGIGGGEAWRVIPAGQLRGPAQVDVGNAGTVMRFLPPVAVLADGPVHFDGDPRSYERPQHGVINALRALGARIDDGGRGGFPLTVHGAGSLDGGSVELDASSSSQFISALLLSGARYNNGVEIRNIGGSVPSLPHIRMTVDMVRKAGAQVDAPEDGGEKDVWRVTPGALIGRDLVVEPDLSNAAPFFAAALVTGGRVTVRDWPKHTFQPGDQLREIYSQMGGSCRFTDEGLEFTGTGRIKGIEADLHDVGELTPVIAAVAALADSESHLYGIAHLRLHETDRLAALAKEINDLGGDVSETEDGLRIRPRPLHGGVFHTYEDHRLATAAAVIGLAVEGVEVENVATTAKTLPDFPRMWADLLAKD
- a CDS encoding M50 family metallopeptidase; this encodes MDFADVWDRVIGIQSDPPRWLVLGSAALALLAILPHPVWRLSRNVVTIAHEGGHGLVALMTGRRLSSIRLHSDTSGLTVSSGKPTGLGMILTAAAGYTAPSLLGLGGAALLAAEHITALLWISIALLAGLLIMVRNAFGLLSVVLTGAAFFLISWYGGSELQAAFAYLGVWFLLLAGVRPVVELQGKRRRGGARDSDADQLARLTGIGALLWVTLFLVVALSCLLVGGSWLLTA
- a CDS encoding SOS response-associated peptidase; translated protein: MCGRFASTTKPEDLVEIFGVEQWDPTETLAPSWNVAPTDSAFAVLDRTPKGQAEPVRQLRVLRWGLVPSWSKSADGAVKMINARADTVHEKPSYRQAFAGRRCLLPVDGYYEWRTIPTEKGKPRKQPFFVSRVDGGVLALAGLYEFWRDRAVPSEDPLAWLVTCTIVTTDAEPDLAPIHERMPLFLDPGGYDAWLDPGRTDPDELRSLLVPPAPGALQAVPVSPAVGSIRNNSADLVRPIALTEDALAGGGFGEAVGATLF
- a CDS encoding alpha/beta family hydrolase, giving the protein MPSPGAASARPSAPPSSEPSGARVQTLVPTPVGEARITRYPAEGTPKALLALGHGAGGGIEARDLQALAAALPARGITVALVEQPWRVAGKKLGPAPKTLDQGWLPVLAELAGSGLPLVAGGRSAGARVACRTAEAVGAVAVVALAFPLHPPGKPERSRAEELLGSGRPTLVVQGGKDTFGTPEEFPQLPTGHELVAIPYAGHGFSVPKRAPLGQDEALRQITDAVGDWILALR